One Oncorhynchus nerka isolate Pitt River linkage group LG5, Oner_Uvic_2.0, whole genome shotgun sequence genomic window carries:
- the LOC115129636 gene encoding gap junction alpha-8 protein-like: MGDWSFLGNILEEVNEHSTVIGRVWLTVLFIFRILILGTAAEFVWGDEQSDYVCNTQQPGCENVCYDEAFPISHIRLWVLQIIFVSTPSLVYVGHAVHYVHMEEKRKEREEAELNRQQELSEERLPLAPDQGSVRTTKETSTKGSKKFRLEGTLLRTYICHIIFKTLFEVGFVVGQYFLYGFRILPLYQCSRWPCPNTVDCFVSRPTEKTVFIIFMLAVACVSLFLNFVEISHLGLKKIRFVFRKPPPQTQGGQDGEGQSPTGEKSLHSMAVSSIQKAKGYRLLEEDKPASHFFPLTEVGMEAGRLPATYQAGSENVSKVYDESLPSYVQTTGAEVRVLPESGEDEGSADPTDTIADTRPLSSLSKASSRARSDDLTV, from the coding sequence ATGGGTGACTGGAGCTTCTTGGGAAACATATTAGAGGAAGTAAATGAACACTCGACAGTGATTGGGAGGGTGTGGCTCACAGTGCTCTTCATCTTCCGGATCCTCATCCTGGGCACAGCCGCTGAGTTTGTGTGGGGCGACGAGCAGTCGGATTACGTGTGCAACACCCAGCAGCCTGGTTGCGAGAACGTGTGCTACGACGAGGCTTTCCCCATCTCGCACATCCGTCTGTGGGTTCTCCAGATCATCTTTGTGTCTACGCCCTCGCTGGTGTACGTTGGCCATGCTGTGCACTATGTCCACATGGAGGAGAAGCGCAAGGAGCGCGAGGAGGCCGAGCTGAACCGCCAGcaggagctgagtgaggagaGGCTGCCGCTAGCGCCTGACCAGGGTAGTGTGCGCACCACCAAGGAGACCAGCACCAAGGGTAGCAAGAAGTTCAGGCTGGAGGGCACCCTGCTGAGGACCTACATCTGCCACATCATCTTCAAGACGCTGTTCGAGGTGGGATTCGTGGTGGGCCAGTACTTCCTTTACGGCTTCCGCATCCTGCCGCTGTACCAGTGCAGCCGATGGCCCTGCCCCAACACCGTGGACTGCTTCGTGTCGCGCCCCACTGAGAAGACTGTCTTCATCATCTTCATGTTGGCCGTGGCATGCGTCTCGCTCTTCCTCAACTTCGTGGAGATCAGCCACCTGGGCCTGAAGAAGATCCGCTTCGTGTTCCGCAAGCCGCCGCCCCAGACCCAGGGAGGTCAGGACGGCGAAGGCCAGAGCCCAACCGGGGAAAAGAGCCTGCACTCCATGGCCGTGTCATCCATCCAGAAGGCCAAGGGCTACCGGCTGCTGGAAGAAGACAAGCCCGCATCGCACTTCTTCCCCTTGACAGAGGTGGGCATGGAGGCAGGCAGGCTGCCCGCAACTTACCAGGCGGGAAGTGAGAACGTCTCTAAAGTGTACGACGAGTCTTTGCCTTCCTACGTCCAGACCACTGGGGCGGAGGTGAGGGTCCTACCGGAAAGTGGCGAGGACGAGGGCTCCGCGGACCCTACCGACACGATAGCAGACACCAGACCACTCAGCAGTTTAAGCAAAGCCAGCAGCAGGGCAAGGTCAGACGATTTGACAGTATGA